The genomic region CCCATAAAGCGGCGTTCCGGTGCGCCTGACCATAGGCCCAGATCGGCCGTCGGGTGGTGGAAGGCGCGCCGCAGAACAACCGTCGCTCACGGCGGTTCCCCACGCGAGCGGCGGAACACAGAAGGACACAGGTTGCCCGCGGCCGGCGCGGTGGTGCCGCGGCCGGGGCGCGGAACACGGGGAAACAGTGAGGTAGCGCCGGGCGGGTCACCCGGCGGCGCCGTCCGCGCGGCCCCCGGCGGGACGCGGGGGCCCGGGCTCCCCGTCGGCCCCGGCCCGCCGCCGGGGTCGCCCGCCCGGGCCAGACGGGTGGCCCGGGTGGACCACCACCGCCGCGCGCAGGCCCGCCCGTCCGGGTCCGGCGCGCAGCCGTCCCGGCCGGCGCGCCGCCGCCGCGTCGTCTGGACCGCGGTGGGTGGCGTCGCCGGCCGGGACAAGGAGCGTCGCCGCGCCCAGGTGGGCGACGCCGCCTGCACCGAGGTGGGCGACGTCGCCTGCGCCGAGGTGGGTGGAGAAGCCGCGCCCGGGTGGGTAGCGCGGGCGGCGGCGGTCCACGTCGCCGCCGCCCGCGCGGGACACCACGACCGACCGCGCCGTTGCGGAGCGGCCGTGGTGAGTCCGGTGGCGGCGGCCCGGTCAGGCCGCCGCGGCCAGCGGGAGCACGACCCGGGGGAACCGGTGGATCAGCCGGGTCGTGAGCTGACCGCCGTCGAGCATGTCGAGCAGCGCGCCCGCCCGGCGATGGTCCAGCCGGCCCGACCGGTGCAGGCCCCGCAGCCGCAGCAGACCCGGCAGGTGCGCCTCGATGGCCCGCTGGTCCGGTCGGGGGGCACCGTCGAGCCAGGCGTCGAACTGCCCGCCGGTCATGATCTCCCACACGATCGTGTCGGCCACCGCGCCGGTGCCGTCGGTGATCGTCACCAGGTGGGGCACCCGGACCAGGTCGCTGAAGCCCGCCAGGTCCGGTCGCAGCCCGGCGGTCACCACGTTGTTGCCGAGCCGGGGATCGAGCCCGGGCGCCGGGCGGCGCAGCACGTTGCGCAGATGGGAGGCGAAGGCGAGGGCCAGCGCGCTGCGCCCGGGCGGGCTGGCGTGGGCGTGCAGCACGATCGCGTCGACGCCGGGCGAACGCACCTGCTCGGCGGCGGCCCGGACCAACCACGCCGGCTCGACCAGAACGAATCCCACCTGAGCCCGCCGGCGCTCGGCGATGGCGTCGCCACCGTCCTCCACAGAGCCGGGCACTCCGAGGGTCTCGTGGGTCCACTGGCAGGTGATGAGCCCATCGGCACCCGGCAGTGAGAGCAGGGGAAGGTCTCCCGAGCTGAAGATCCGTTCCGTGGCGGGCGGGGGCATGCTGTCTCCGGTCCGGTTGGCCGGAAGCGCCGCGAAGGCGATCGCCGGCCGCAGGGGCGGGTCGATGCGGATAGGGACAGAACGGGCCTCGTTGCGCCGCATGTCCGTCCGATCCAGCAGGTTGGGGGCCGAGACGACGTCGCGTTGGGACGTCTGGGCCAGCCACGCGTGCTGCGGGCTGCGGGCTAGTGGAGCCCGCACGGCCGTGGCGCACGCCTGCCGGGAAGGGACGACCGGAGTCAGCAGGACCATGATCGCGGACGCCTACTGCAGCAGGTTGTCGAAATCGCCGTCCTTGGCGCCCAGTATCAGCGCCTCTATCTCGGCTCGGGTGTAGACGAGGGCGGGGCCGTTCGGATGCCGGGAGTTGCGGACGGCCACCTCGTCGCCCGGCAGCTTCGCCATCTCGACGCAGTTGCCCTGCGAGTTGCTCCGCCGGCTCTTCTGCCAGGTCACGCGCTCCAGCGCCGCCGCAGACATGCCACTGTAGATCTTGGTCACGCGATCTCCCGAAGCCCCGAGTAGCCGTGCCACGACGGCCCTCACCCACGCAGCTCGCCTGTCGCACCGCCGCACTGCGATGGACCCCTCGCCGACCACGCCGGACGGGAGCAGCCCCGCAACCCCCGCCGATGTGCCCGCGTGTGCGCCTGCACGAACTTCGGCTCACGATACAGCACGGTCAGGTGCACGTGCATCAAGCGGGTCGCATGTGCGCGCCACGGCCTCACGTGCGACCGGTCATGCGGCCGCCGCGGTCGCGGCTGCCCGGCGGGGGCGCTCGCGGGCGGCCGCATCCCCCGGTGGCGCTAGCACTCCTGGTCGGGAGTTCACCGAGATGACCCGAAGGAGGTAGCGAATCGTCCGAATAAACCCGCAAAGTGGTGAATCACGCAGCCGACCAGCGGCTCCGGTAACGGCCCGCCAAGGGACCTGGCCGCAGAAGGGAGCGTGACTTGCGGAAATGGCGTGCAAGCGCGGCGGGTCCGCCGGACTCCGGCGCCAAGGGAGGCCGATCGGGGGCACGCTCGCTGGTGTAAAAGTTCATAGCCCCGACACGTCGGGCATCAGGCCCCGTCCGACGACAACCAGACCCGGAGGCCTCCGAACTCACGAGAGACAACGCAATGGGAACCCATCGCCGGACCACCAGGGAGGTGGTCGCACCACACGGCGTCTTGCCGGCCACATCCCGGATCCACCGTCCCGGTGTCAGAACATCTCCGGCCGCCGCGGCGGCGCACGGCGCGGCGACCGCCACCGGTGGGCGGCACGGGGAGCACGACCGGGCCGTCGACCCGGTCGCATGCGCCCGAGTGGGGAGTCGGGCGCCCTGCCCGGTCCCGCGGTCGGGTGGAATCAGACGACGAGCAACCGCGGACATCCCCGCCCCACGGCCGGGGCGGCGACCGACGGTCCGCAACTCCCGGGCGGGAGGCTGGACCAGCGCACCGGACGGACGTGGGGACCATGGGACAAGCAGTCGGACGGGGGCACGAGAGAGTGGGAGCAGGCGAGTGCGAGCGGGAGGAAGTGGGAGCGACCTCATGGGGCAGCGTCGGAACGGATCGGAAGGCCCACCTCACGGGGAGCTACCACCGATCTCTGGCCACACCTTCGGGGGCACCTGCACCGGCACGCCAGCGGACACCGACCACCGGCACTCTCTGTGAGCGTGTATACAAATAACCCTCACTGCGCTAAACAAGCAGCTGTCGCCCGACAAGAGAACCAGCCGCATAACCGGATCCAGAAGATCAGATGTCATACTCTTGCGTTGACCGATGGCGAGGGGGCCGACCGTGACGACAGCTCAGCCGGGAAGTGGGCCGACCGTGCGTCGGATCCTGCTCGGCTCACAGCTCCGTCGACTTCGCGAGGAGAAGGGCATCAGTCGGGAGACCGCTGGATACCACATCCGCGCCTCCGAGTCGAAGATCAGCCGGATGGAGCTGGGCCGAGTCAGCTTCAAAGAACGAGATGTCGCCGACCTGCTGACCTTCTATCAGGTCACGGACGAAGCTGAGCGTGCTCCTTTGCTGGCGCTCGTGCGCGAGGCGAACACCGCCGGCTGGTGGCAGAACTTCAACGACGTTCTCCCCACCTGGTTCCAGCCGTACGTGGGCCTTGAGGAGTCCGCCCAACTGATCCGCACCTACGAGCTGCAGTTCATTCCGGGGCTGCTCCAGACCGAAGACTATGCGCGAGCCATCATCACTCAAGGTAGTGGCGGAGCGCCGGTCGAGGTGATCGAGCGGCGGGTGAGCGTCCGGATCAACCGGCAGAAGTTGCTTTACCGCAAGAGCCCCCCGCGACTGTGGGTGGTCATTGACGAGGCAGCGCTGCGCCGGCCCATCGGCGGCCCCAAGGTGATGCGGGCGCAGATCGAGCACCTGATCAACATCGCGCCGTTGCAGAACCTCACCCTGCAGGTGATGCCCTTCGCCTTCGGCGGCCACGCGGCCGAGGGCGGCGCGTTCACGATCCTGCGCTTCCCGGAGATGGACCTGCCCGACGTCGTCTACCTGGAGCAGCTCACCGGCTCCACCTATCTGGACAAGCGCGAGGACGTCGACCGGTACATGGAGGTCTACAACCGGCTCAGCGTCGACAGCACGACCCCGGCGTCCACCCCGGACGTCCTGCGGCGCATCGTCAACGAGTACTGAGTCGGCGCCGGGCCCGGCCCCGCGCCACCTGGCCCACCTGCCCCACCTGCCCGGTGCCGGCCGCCCGCGCCGCCGCTCAGCGGCCCTGGGGCCCGACGACGGTGCCGGTGCCGCCGTCGAGACCGGTGCCGCTGTCGGCGTCGGCGCACGCGGACGGCGGCCAGGTGAGCTCCAGGCTCAGCCACTGATCGTCCAGATCGACGCCGATGCCCACCGTCGGAGCACCCGGCGCCGGCCCGGCGGCATCGTCACCGGCACCGTTCGGCCAGGGCCAAGGTGGCGGCGGCACCCGATCCGACCAGGGCAGGGCGACGAAGACACTGCCCCCGGCGGGCGACCACAGCACCGTGACGATCGCCCGCCCACCCGCGGCCGCGGCGAGCAGCGCACCGACCCGGTCGGCCAGCGCCGCGCGCACCGGCGCCGGGGCCGAGCGCAGATCGCCGGAGAGCTGGATCTCGACGCTGATCCCCGCGTTCTCGGCGTCGGCGAGCACCGGGTCCAGATCCGCCAGCGCGGATGACGGCCCGCCGCCGGTCAGCATCCGCCGGATCGCCGCGGCCCGCACCGCGCAGCGGCTGCGCACGGCCGCAGCCCGCGGGTCGAGCCGGCCGTCGGCGATCCCGGCCAGCAGCGGCAGCGCGTCCGCCTCCACGGAAGCCAGCCACTGGGCGCGCTCGCGGCGGATCATCAGCGACGCGTCGATGCGCGCGGCGACCTCGGCCTCGGCCGCCAGGGTGTGCGCCGTGGCGTCGGCGGTGGCACGCAGCAGCGGGCCGAGCATGGCGGTGACGATCTGTACGCCGCACACCCCGTAGACGTTCGAGCTCAACCGGGCGAGCACCAGCGGGTTGTCCGGATCCCGCAGGAGAACCAGACCGACCAGCAGCAGGATCGCCGCCACCAGCGCGACGATCCACTCCCGACGAGGCCGGGAGGCGGTGATGAACGCCAGCAGCAGCGGCAGGACCAACAGGGGCCAGTTGGCGATCCGCACGATGTCCGGCCCACGGGTGTTCGCCGCCCCGACGACCGCGGCCGCCAGGGTCATCGTCAGCAGCACGAGTGATTCGGCGCGGCCCAGCGGCCGGTCCCGAACCCGCCGCGCGGTCTCGGCGATCACCAGCGCGAGGACCACCCACAGCAGCGCGGCGACCGGGCGCTGCCGTACCCAGCCGAGCGTCGCGGCCAACGGCGCCAGCATGACGACGAGCCAGAGCCCGGCGACCTGGCCGACGGCGCGCCGCTGCCCGGCGGCGTAGGCGTCGCCGAGGTCGGTGGCGATCGCGGTGACCCCCCGCCGGTCGGCGGCGACCCCGCCGCCACGACCCCGCGCCGGCCTCGCGGCCGCCTGGGGTTCCGCGGAACCCGCAGGACCGTCGGGGCCGGCGGCGCCACCGGTGGCGAGGTCAGGCGTCGTGCTCGGCGTGCGCCACTGGAGCCGCACGGTGGTGCCGCGACCCGGCGCCGAGACGATGTCGACCGTCCCGGCGACGTCGTCGAGCCGACCGACGATCGAGCGACGCAGGCCGAGCCGGGCCGGGTCGACGCGGGCCGGGTCGAAACCGCGGCCGGCGTCGGACACCTGCACGGTGACGACACCCGCGCCCCCGTCGAGGCGGACCCGCGCCCGCCGGGTGCCCGCATGGCGCTCCACGTTCGCCAACGCCTCACCGACCGCGCCCGCGAACGCGGCACCGACGACGGCGGGCGGCTCGATGCCCGTCGCCCCACGGGCGGCACCGCGCAGGTGGCTCGCGCCGGGCAGGCGGTGGCCGCCGGGCAGGCGGTTGTCGCCGGGCAGGCGGTTGTCGAAGGTGACCCGCAGCCGCGGACCGTTGGCGTTGCGGACGACCTCGGCCAGGCGTTCGCCGATGGCCGGCTCGTCGCCCTCGTCCGGGTCGAGCAGGCCCTGCACGGCTGCGAGACTCTGCGCGCAGCGCCGACGGGCCAGCGCCACGTCTCGCCCGCCGCCCCAGGCGATCCCGGTCAGCGTGTTGAGGACCGTGTCATGAATGATCCGCTCGCGCTCCCGGCGATCCCGGGCGACCGCGTGGACTGCGGTCTCGCCGCGGTGGCGGGCCACGACGTTCGCCCAGCGCCGGTCGGCGGTGCGGGCGATCTGACGCAGCCGGCCGATCGCGAGACCCAGCAGCCCTGGCACCAGCACCAGGATCGTCGACTCGACGATGACCTGCGGATTGTGCCCCCAGCCCCCCGCCAGAGTGCCCGCGCCGAGCAGGAAGACACTCGGCGCGGCCAACGTGGGCGGGAAGGCCCAGACCGCGACGACCGCCGCGTTGATCGCGGTCAGGAACACGAAGTTGCCGCTGTCCCCCACGGACTGCGGCGGCAGCCAGTGCCCGGCCGTCAGCGCCAGCGCCAGCGCGACCGCGACGCTCGTGCCGGCGAGCGGGCGCCCCACCCCGCGGCGCAGACCCACCACGCAGAACACGACGCCCCAGGCGACGCTGAGCAGCACGACCGCCATCGCCGCCGGCTGGCCGGCGTACCAGTGCCAGACGAGCAGGTAGGCCAGGGTCAGCAGGACGGCGACGGCGCGCAGCGCGACGAGCACCGCGGCCATGACCCGCTCCAGCGCCCGGTAGGCACTGCCCGTCTCGACCGACGCGCGGCCCAGCTCCAGCGCGGCGGCGCCGAAGGCGGTGTCGGCAATCCCGTCCCCGGCCGCCGGCCCGCCGGGCGCCACCGCACCCCTGCCGGGGCGACCGGTACCCTCGGGTTCGCGTTCCTCCACCGTCCCGACGGTGGAGCCGGTGCCACGCAGCACCACTGTGGCTCCGTCATCGTCTGGCGGTTCCGTCATGGTTTGGCATCACTTCCGACCCGAAGCCCGTTCCGCCCGGGCGAGCTCGTCGCAGGCTACAGGCCGGGTGCCCCCTTCCGCCGGCAAAGGACGCCTCCCGCTGCCGGCTTCGTGAAGGGGACGTCCGAGCAGGTCGGGGGCACGAGATCGGGGAGCCGGTCGCCGGCGGTCGCTCGTGGGCCGGCGGCTGCGTGCCCGCGGTGCCCTAGGCTTGACCGCGTGTGGAAGGACCGCCAGTGAATCCTCCGCCGTCCGCGGACCCCACCCGCGTGGACCGGGAGCCGGCCGACCAGGACGGGACGCCGCGGGTCGGTGAGCTCTCCGCCCGGCTGGCGGAGCTGGGACCCGGCGACGCCCACCGGCTCGGTCGGCGTCTCGCCGACACCCGGCGCACCCGTGAGCCCGCCGCCCGCCAGCGCGCTCTGCGCGCCATCGCCGCAGACACCGATCGGGCGGCCGCGCGGGTCGCCCGCCGGCGGGCGAACGTGCCTGCGCTCAGCTACCCCGAGATCCTGCCGGTGACGCAGCGCAAGGACGAGATTCTCGCCGCGATCCGCGACCATCAGGTCGTGATCATCGCCGGGGAGACCGGCTCCGGCAAGACCACCCAGCTACCGAAGATCTGCCTGGAACTCGGTCGTGGGGTCCGCGGGATGATCGGCCACACCCAGCCGCGGCGGATCGCCGCGCGCACCGTCGCCGACCGCATCGCCGAGGAGTTGGGCACCCCCTCGCCGCAGGCCGGCGGGGTCGTCGGCTACCAGACCCGGTTCACCGACCAGGTGCACGACGACACCCTCGTCAAACTCATGACCGACGGCATCCTGCTGGCCGAGATCTCCTCGGACCGGTCGCTGCGCCGCTACGACACGCTGATCATCGACGAGGCCCACGAGCGCAGCCTCAACATCGACTTCATCCTCGGCTACCTGCGCTCACTGCTCCCCCGCCGGCCCGATCTCAAGGTGGTCATCACCTCCGCGACGATCGAGACGGCCCGGTTCTCCGCGCACTTCGGCGACGCGCCCGTCATCGAGGTCTCCGGACGCACCTACCCGGTCGAGGTGCGCTACCGCCCGCTGGTGCCAGGCGCCCGCGACACCGACCCGAACGGCCCGAACGACCCGAACGCGGCCGAACCGGATGCGCGGCCTGCCGAGGAGCCGGCCGGCGGCCGCGGGACCGGCCGGGGCCGCGCCAGCAGCGGCGGCAGCGGCAGCGGCGGCAGCGGCAGCGGCGGCAGCGGCCCGGGCGGGCGCCGCGGGCAGCCGGCCGAGCCCGAACGGGATCAGACCCAGGCGATCAGCGACGCGGTCGACGAGCTGTGCGCCGAGGGCCCCGGCGACATCCTGGTGTTCCTCAGCGGGGAACGCGAGATTCGGGACACCGCCGAGGCGCTTGCCCGCGAGCAGCGGCCGAACACGGAGATCGTGCCGCTCTACGCCCGGCTGTCCGCCGGCGAGCAACATCGGGTCTTCCAGCCGCACACCGGACGGCGGGTGGTGCTGGCGACCAACGTCGCGGAGACCTCGCTGACGGTCCCCGGCATCCGGTACGTCATCGATCCCGGCACCGCGCGCATCTCCCGTTACAGCCATCGGACGAAGGTGCAGCGCCTGCCGATCGAGCCGGTCTCGCAGGCGTCGGCGAACCAGCGCAAGGGCCGGTGCGGGCGGACCGCGGACGGCATCTGCATCCGGCTCTACAGCGAGGAGGACTTCGCCGGCCGGCCCGAGTTCACCGACCCGGAGATCCTGCGGACGAACCTGGCCTCGGTGATCCTGCGGATGGCCGATCTCGGGCTGGGCGACATGGCCACCTTCGGCTTCCTCGACCCGCCCGACCCGCGCCAGATCAGCGACGGAGAGCTGCTGCTCACCGAGCTGGGAGCGTTCGACGCGGGCGGCACCGGACCAGGCAGGCCCGTCGCGGACGCGCCCGCCCCGGACGGGACCGGAGCGAGCGGGACGGACGCGGGCGCGCCTGTCCAGGGCGGTACCGGAACGAGCGGGGCCGGCGCGAGCGCTGCCAGGGCGGGCGGTACCGGTACGGGCCGGCGGATCACCCCAATCGGGCGGCGCCTCGCGCAGATCCCCGTGGATCCCCGGCTGGCCCGCATGGTTCTCGCCGGCGACGAGCAGGGCTGCCTGCGGGAGGTGCTGGTCATCGCGGCGGCGCTGGCCATCCAGGATCCGCGGGACCGTCCGGTCGAACACCAGCAGGCCGCCGACGAGCGGCACGCCCGGTTCGCGGACCCGACCTCGGACTTCCTCGCCTACCTGAACCTGTGGAACTACCTGCGTGACGCCCGCGGCGAGCTGTCCGCCAACCAGTTCCGGCGGATGTGCCGGACCGAGTTCCTCAACTACCTGCGCATCCGCGAGTGGCAGGACGTCCACGGCCAGCTCGCCGCCGTGGCCCGTGGCCTGGGCCTGAACGCCGACGCCCGCGCCGGCGACCGCGCCTTCCGTGACAACCGTGACGGCAGGGACGGCAGGGACGGCACAGCCGGCAGCCGCGGTGCCGGCGGCAGGAACGGCAAGGGCGGCGGAGCTGGCAGGGACGGAGCAGGTGGCGGAGCTGGCGCAGGTGGCGGAGCTGGCGGAGCTGGCGCAGGTGGCGGAGCTGGCGCAGGTGGCGGAGCTGGCGCAGGTGGCGGAGCTGGCGCAGGTGGCGGAGCTGGCGCAGGTGGCGGAGCTGGCGCGGGAGGCGCGGACGGCGCAGGTGGCGCGGCGGATCCGCGGGCGGTGCACCGGGCACTGCTCACGGGCCTGTTGTCGCACATCGGCCGGTACGACCCGGAACGCCGCGAGTACGCCGGGGCCCGCGGCAGCCGGTTCATGCTGTGGCCGGGCTCGGCCATGGCCCGCGGCCGGGGCCGGGCCGACCGCGCCGCCGCAGCGGACGCCGCCATCGACGCAACCGGCCCGGACGCGCCGCGGCAGCGCCCGTCCGGGCCGCCGGCCTGGGTGATGGCCGCCGAGCTCGTCGAGACGTCGCGGCTGTGGGGCCGCACCGCGGCGCGGATCGACCCGGACTGGATCGAGCCGCTGGCCGGACATCTCGTGCACCGCAGCTACAGCGAGCCGCGCTGGTCCCGCCGGCAGGGGGCGGTGCTCGCCGACGAGCGGGTGACGCTGTACGGGGTGCCGATCGTCGCCGGTCGCCCGGTGCAGTACAGCCGGATCGACCCGGCGCTGTGCCGGGAGCTGTTCATCCGCCACGCCCTGGTCGAGGGCGACTGGCAGACCCGGCACGAGTTCTTCCAGCACAACCAGCGGCTGCTCGCCGACGCCGAGGAGCTGGAGCACCGGGCGCGCCGGCGCGACATCGTCGTCGACGACGAGGTGCTGTTCGGCTTCTACGCCGAGCGGATCCCGGCCGACGTCGTCTCCGTCCGGCACTTCGACGCCTGGTGGCGCAAGGCCCGGCGCGGCTCCCCCGACCTGCTCGACTTTCCCCGTTCGCTGCTCGTCTCGGCGGGCGCGGGCGACGTACGCGAGACCGACTACCCCGACGTCTGGCGGCTGGGCGAGCTGGCCCTGCCGCTGAGCTACCAGTTCGAGCCGGGGGCGGCGGCCGACGGGGTCACCGTGCACATTCCGTTGCCCGTGCTCAACCAGGTGAGCGCCGAGGGCTTCGAGTGGCAGGTCCCGGGCCTGCGCGAGGAGCTGGTGACCGCGCTGATCCGCGGGC from Frankia alni ACN14a harbors:
- a CDS encoding DUF397 domain-containing protein, producing the protein MSAAALERVTWQKSRRSNSQGNCVEMAKLPGDEVAVRNSRHPNGPALVYTRAEIEALILGAKDGDFDNLLQ
- a CDS encoding helix-turn-helix domain-containing protein codes for the protein MTTAQPGSGPTVRRILLGSQLRRLREEKGISRETAGYHIRASESKISRMELGRVSFKERDVADLLTFYQVTDEAERAPLLALVREANTAGWWQNFNDVLPTWFQPYVGLEESAQLIRTYELQFIPGLLQTEDYARAIITQGSGGAPVEVIERRVSVRINRQKLLYRKSPPRLWVVIDEAALRRPIGGPKVMRAQIEHLINIAPLQNLTLQVMPFAFGGHAAEGGAFTILRFPEMDLPDVVYLEQLTGSTYLDKREDVDRYMEVYNRLSVDSTTPASTPDVLRRIVNEY
- a CDS encoding ATP-binding protein, with the translated sequence MTEPPDDDGATVVLRGTGSTVGTVEEREPEGTGRPGRGAVAPGGPAAGDGIADTAFGAAALELGRASVETGSAYRALERVMAAVLVALRAVAVLLTLAYLLVWHWYAGQPAAMAVVLLSVAWGVVFCVVGLRRGVGRPLAGTSVAVALALALTAGHWLPPQSVGDSGNFVFLTAINAAVVAVWAFPPTLAAPSVFLLGAGTLAGGWGHNPQVIVESTILVLVPGLLGLAIGRLRQIARTADRRWANVVARHRGETAVHAVARDRRERERIIHDTVLNTLTGIAWGGGRDVALARRRCAQSLAAVQGLLDPDEGDEPAIGERLAEVVRNANGPRLRVTFDNRLPGDNRLPGGHRLPGASHLRGAARGATGIEPPAVVGAAFAGAVGEALANVERHAGTRRARVRLDGGAGVVTVQVSDAGRGFDPARVDPARLGLRRSIVGRLDDVAGTVDIVSAPGRGTTVRLQWRTPSTTPDLATGGAAGPDGPAGSAEPQAAARPARGRGGGVAADRRGVTAIATDLGDAYAAGQRRAVGQVAGLWLVVMLAPLAATLGWVRQRPVAALLWVVLALVIAETARRVRDRPLGRAESLVLLTMTLAAAVVGAANTRGPDIVRIANWPLLVLPLLLAFITASRPRREWIVALVAAILLLVGLVLLRDPDNPLVLARLSSNVYGVCGVQIVTAMLGPLLRATADATAHTLAAEAEVAARIDASLMIRRERAQWLASVEADALPLLAGIADGRLDPRAAAVRSRCAVRAAAIRRMLTGGGPSSALADLDPVLADAENAGISVEIQLSGDLRSAPAPVRAALADRVGALLAAAAGGRAIVTVLWSPAGGSVFVALPWSDRVPPPPWPWPNGAGDDAAGPAPGAPTVGIGVDLDDQWLSLELTWPPSACADADSGTGLDGGTGTVVGPQGR
- the hrpA gene encoding ATP-dependent RNA helicase HrpA, translating into MDREPADQDGTPRVGELSARLAELGPGDAHRLGRRLADTRRTREPAARQRALRAIAADTDRAAARVARRRANVPALSYPEILPVTQRKDEILAAIRDHQVVIIAGETGSGKTTQLPKICLELGRGVRGMIGHTQPRRIAARTVADRIAEELGTPSPQAGGVVGYQTRFTDQVHDDTLVKLMTDGILLAEISSDRSLRRYDTLIIDEAHERSLNIDFILGYLRSLLPRRPDLKVVITSATIETARFSAHFGDAPVIEVSGRTYPVEVRYRPLVPGARDTDPNGPNDPNAAEPDARPAEEPAGGRGTGRGRASSGGSGSGGSGSGGSGPGGRRGQPAEPERDQTQAISDAVDELCAEGPGDILVFLSGEREIRDTAEALAREQRPNTEIVPLYARLSAGEQHRVFQPHTGRRVVLATNVAETSLTVPGIRYVIDPGTARISRYSHRTKVQRLPIEPVSQASANQRKGRCGRTADGICIRLYSEEDFAGRPEFTDPEILRTNLASVILRMADLGLGDMATFGFLDPPDPRQISDGELLLTELGAFDAGGTGPGRPVADAPAPDGTGASGTDAGAPVQGGTGTSGAGASAARAGGTGTGRRITPIGRRLAQIPVDPRLARMVLAGDEQGCLREVLVIAAALAIQDPRDRPVEHQQAADERHARFADPTSDFLAYLNLWNYLRDARGELSANQFRRMCRTEFLNYLRIREWQDVHGQLAAVARGLGLNADARAGDRAFRDNRDGRDGRDGTAGSRGAGGRNGKGGGAGRDGAGGGAGAGGGAGGAGAGGGAGAGGGAGAGGGAGAGGGAGAGGGAGAGGADGAGGAADPRAVHRALLTGLLSHIGRYDPERREYAGARGSRFMLWPGSAMARGRGRADRAAAADAAIDATGPDAPRQRPSGPPAWVMAAELVETSRLWGRTAARIDPDWIEPLAGHLVHRSYSEPRWSRRQGAVLADERVTLYGVPIVAGRPVQYSRIDPALCRELFIRHALVEGDWQTRHEFFQHNQRLLADAEELEHRARRRDIVVDDEVLFGFYAERIPADVVSVRHFDAWWRKARRGSPDLLDFPRSLLVSAGAGDVRETDYPDVWRLGELALPLSYQFEPGAAADGVTVHIPLPVLNQVSAEGFEWQVPGLREELVTALIRGLPKVVRRSFVPAPNYARAVLTHLTPGQAPLLVAVEHELRRMGGPEIPRDSWSLAAVPDHLRITFRVEDARGAVLAEGKDLDAIKQRLRPRTREAVAAAADGVERTGLRSWDGVGSLPRVVELRRGGHVVKAFPALVDEGSTVAVRATDTETEQRQAMWAGTRRLVLLGVASPIRGLNGRLSNAAKLALSHNPHRDAADLLDDCVRAAADRLITAAGGPAWDEAGFTALLAAVRAGLPEASFAVVREVQQVLALSHTVDLALRDLRAPALAASVADARGQLDALIYRGFVTDTGADRLADLARYLTALERRLERLPRDPGRDRINTATVGRAREAYRELLATVPAGREPGEEIRRIRWMLEELRVSLFAQNLRTPYPVSEERVYRAIDTLLG